One stretch of Riemerella columbina DNA includes these proteins:
- a CDS encoding threonine/serine exporter family protein translates to MEFDILEKIAWAVLVSLGFAILFNTPRRALWAVALLGALGFGIKTIALLFLFPDQLIIASLLGASAVGLSGIYFAHRVHTPPIVFTIPAVINMIPGTLGYNFMMGILELVSHKKNQTLSIEQLLTIINNGLNAGFIILVLAFGVVFPILMFNTQTVKNKDLNQYLKKKIIHFKRRHQS, encoded by the coding sequence ATGGAATTTGATATTTTAGAAAAAATAGCTTGGGCAGTGCTCGTTTCGTTGGGCTTTGCCATTTTGTTCAATACCCCGAGGCGCGCACTTTGGGCGGTGGCACTTTTAGGCGCTTTGGGCTTCGGGATTAAAACCATAGCCTTGCTTTTTTTATTCCCTGACCAGCTGATTATCGCTTCTTTATTGGGCGCTTCGGCAGTGGGACTTTCAGGAATTTATTTTGCACATAGAGTCCATACGCCACCCATTGTGTTTACCATTCCTGCCGTGATCAATATGATTCCTGGGACTTTGGGATACAATTTTATGATGGGTATTTTAGAACTCGTGTCTCACAAAAAAAATCAAACGCTGAGCATAGAGCAACTCCTTACCATCATCAACAATGGGCTCAATGCAGGCTTTATCATCTTGGTTTTGGCTTTTGGCGTGGTGTTTCCTATTCTGATGTTTAACACACAAACTGTTAAGAACAAAGACCTTAACCAATATTTAAAAAAGAAAATTATCCACTTTAAACGAAGACATCAATCATGA
- the aroC gene encoding chorismate synthase: MHNQLGHLLSLTTFGESHGAAYGGIINNFPAGITIDLEAVQHQLDRRKPGQSAIVTQRKESDTVRFLSGIFEGKTTGTPIGFIIENENQRSKDYDHLAQAYRPSHADFTYDKKFGFRDYRGGGKSSARETINWVAAGALAKFILPKEVQIHAYVSSVGDIFCEKPYQDLDFSKIDDNIVRCPDETTAQKMIERIKAIKKEGNTIGGTITCVVKNLPVGIGEPVFGKLQAELAHAMLNINAAKGFEYGSGFCGAKMTGQEHNDLFNPDFTTKTNLSGGIQGGISNGMDVYFRVAFKPIATILRPQESVDQHGNSVIVEGKGRHDPCVLPRAVPIVENLTAFILADLFLINKTRKL; the protein is encoded by the coding sequence ATGCATAATCAATTAGGACATTTACTCTCCCTAACCACTTTTGGCGAAAGCCATGGCGCGGCTTATGGCGGCATCATCAACAATTTTCCTGCGGGTATCACCATCGATTTAGAAGCGGTACAACATCAGTTAGACCGCAGAAAACCAGGACAGTCCGCCATTGTAACCCAGCGCAAGGAGAGCGATACCGTTCGTTTTCTCTCAGGGATTTTTGAGGGCAAAACCACAGGAACGCCCATTGGATTTATCATTGAAAACGAAAACCAACGGAGCAAAGATTACGACCATTTAGCCCAAGCCTACCGCCCCAGCCACGCCGATTTTACCTATGATAAAAAATTTGGCTTTCGTGATTATAGAGGCGGCGGCAAGTCTTCCGCACGAGAAACCATCAATTGGGTTGCTGCAGGGGCTTTAGCTAAATTTATCCTCCCTAAGGAAGTACAAATCCACGCGTATGTGTCCTCCGTGGGCGATATTTTTTGCGAAAAACCTTATCAAGATTTAGATTTTTCTAAAATTGATGATAATATTGTGCGTTGCCCCGATGAAACCACCGCCCAGAAGATGATAGAGCGCATAAAAGCCATTAAAAAAGAGGGCAATACCATCGGTGGTACCATCACTTGCGTGGTTAAAAATCTGCCAGTGGGTATAGGCGAGCCCGTTTTTGGAAAACTCCAAGCTGAATTAGCCCACGCGATGCTCAACATCAACGCTGCTAAAGGCTTTGAGTACGGCTCTGGCTTCTGTGGTGCCAAAATGACAGGACAGGAACACAACGATTTATTCAACCCTGATTTTACCACCAAAACCAACCTCTCTGGTGGTATCCAAGGCGGTATTTCTAACGGTATGGATGTTTATTTTCGGGTTGCTTTTAAACCTATTGCCACCATCCTCAGACCTCAAGAAAGTGTAGACCAGCACGGCAATTCCGTGATTGTGGAGGGCAAAGGCAGACACGATCCTTGCGTGCTCCCCAGAGCGGTTCCTATCGTGGAAAACCTTACCGCATTTATATTAGCCGATTTATTTTTAATTAACAAAACCAGAAAATTATGA
- a CDS encoding LIC_10190 family membrane protein — MLLLLLTIFSILPILVGIGLMLERGFGRLWCGVSAVFFMGIIGLSLCWTLLSFFIPLGNWVEIISGILGWIFFIYYKGYRLLWRALKGQWLFFGITLMIILFLGSGFPFIFDHFGYYVPTIQWLSQVGLVKGISNLDLVLGQMSVWHIFQTGFSHFLDPYLRINSVVLVGYLLYIIEKKAWEHCLFIPFLFFFIQSPSPDLMVIIGALILVNEVLHKNPNTANLWLFSTFIFALKPTALWLPIMVALYTLYFNAQLGWKHLGCALVLGIFFFKNIWCFGYPIFPVQVMDFNVPWKPNALLLKESSEIAILKTYDFQYTYQEIQHFSVWEYLKNWLTLEGIKGKINGLFVLCLLALCLLAGVKKSKLIAIIVGSILVKSVLVLAFSAQYRFFLEVFFVGFLLLMQPWLTKKRSLLGFALMSGLILPLFCFPKLLSNAVPSFSVGAFIGRTQTSQILCPSVYQSTDYQSFTLGNLSFNTPKHYPFSYQTPLPSISPDALDDYLSAGIFPQKQDSLLKQGFIWKPLSTEEKQQLKAIISEIQKP, encoded by the coding sequence ATGCTATTGCTATTATTAACCATATTTTCTATTTTGCCTATTTTGGTGGGCATAGGGCTGATGTTGGAGCGCGGCTTCGGGCGTTTATGGTGTGGTGTTTCAGCAGTATTTTTTATGGGCATCATAGGGTTATCCTTGTGCTGGACACTGCTCAGCTTCTTCATTCCATTAGGAAATTGGGTAGAAATCATCAGCGGTATTTTAGGCTGGATTTTTTTCATTTATTATAAAGGCTACCGGCTATTATGGCGAGCGCTGAAGGGGCAATGGCTGTTTTTCGGTATCACGCTGATGATCATTTTATTTTTAGGCAGTGGCTTTCCGTTTATTTTTGATCATTTTGGCTATTATGTGCCCACCATCCAATGGCTGAGTCAGGTCGGTTTGGTCAAAGGGATTTCTAATTTAGACTTGGTGCTGGGGCAGATGTCTGTGTGGCATATTTTTCAAACGGGGTTTTCGCATTTTTTAGATCCTTACCTTAGAATTAACTCCGTGGTATTGGTGGGCTACCTCCTCTATATCATCGAAAAGAAAGCTTGGGAGCATTGCCTTTTTATCCCCTTTTTATTTTTCTTTATACAGTCGCCAAGTCCTGATTTAATGGTGATTATCGGAGCTTTAATCTTAGTTAATGAAGTGCTTCATAAAAACCCAAATACGGCAAATTTATGGTTATTTTCCACCTTTATTTTCGCTCTAAAACCGACCGCATTATGGCTGCCGATTATGGTCGCGCTCTACACTTTATACTTTAATGCCCAACTCGGTTGGAAGCACTTGGGCTGCGCACTTGTTTTGGGCATTTTCTTTTTTAAAAATATCTGGTGCTTCGGCTACCCTATTTTCCCTGTGCAAGTGATGGATTTTAATGTACCGTGGAAGCCCAACGCCTTATTATTAAAGGAATCTTCGGAAATTGCCATTCTCAAAACTTATGATTTTCAGTATACTTATCAAGAAATACAGCATTTTAGTGTTTGGGAATACCTCAAAAATTGGCTCACTTTAGAGGGCATCAAAGGGAAAATCAACGGCTTGTTTGTGCTTTGTCTTCTCGCTTTATGTCTCCTTGCTGGGGTTAAAAAATCAAAACTAATCGCCATTATTGTAGGTTCTATTTTGGTCAAAAGTGTCTTGGTTTTAGCGTTCTCTGCGCAATATCGTTTCTTTTTAGAAGTCTTTTTTGTCGGTTTTTTATTATTGATGCAGCCGTGGCTCACCAAGAAACGCAGTCTATTGGGTTTTGCCTTGATGTCAGGGCTTATTTTACCTTTGTTTTGCTTTCCAAAATTACTTTCTAATGCCGTACCCAGTTTTAGTGTGGGCGCCTTTATCGGGCGAACGCAAACTTCTCAAATTCTCTGCCCCAGCGTTTACCAAAGCACCGACTATCAAAGCTTTACCTTAGGAAATTTATCTTTTAATACGCCAAAACACTACCCTTTTTCCTACCAAACGCCACTGCCTTCCATCTCTCCAGATGCTTTGGATGACTACCTTTCGGCAGGAATTTTTCCTCAAAAACAAGACTCGCTTTTAAAACAAGGCTTCATCTGGAAACCGCTATCCACCGAGGAAAAACAACAGCTAAAAGCCATTATCTCGGAAATCCAGAAGCCCTAA
- a CDS encoding SDR family NAD(P)-dependent oxidoreductase — protein MKTVLITGATSGIGKATAQLLATQNYRLILCGRQVSILEHLAQTLSTLTSVYTLNFDVREAESVQNAIKSLPKDWQNIDILINNAGNAHGLEPLDEGLTSDWDAMMDSNVKGLLYVSKAIIPLMKHRKSGHIVNISSVAARQTYANGVVYCASKKAVDVISEGMRIELTAFGIKVTNIQPGAVETDFSKVRFKGDEEKAKAVYTGYEALKPEDIADAIAYCINAPDRVSIAELCIYPKAQAEPRTIYRT, from the coding sequence ATGAAAACGGTTCTCATCACGGGTGCCACCTCGGGCATCGGTAAGGCTACGGCACAACTTTTAGCGACTCAAAATTACCGCCTTATTCTCTGTGGGCGACAAGTTTCGATTTTGGAACATCTCGCCCAAACGCTCTCTACACTCACCAGCGTTTACACTTTAAATTTTGATGTACGAGAGGCAGAAAGCGTTCAAAACGCCATAAAAAGCCTTCCCAAAGATTGGCAAAATATTGATATTCTCATCAATAATGCAGGGAATGCCCACGGTTTAGAACCTTTAGATGAAGGGCTAACCTCCGACTGGGATGCGATGATGGACAGCAATGTTAAAGGCCTACTCTATGTGTCTAAAGCCATTATTCCCCTAATGAAACACCGAAAATCTGGGCATATTGTTAACATTTCTTCCGTGGCTGCCAGACAAACTTATGCCAATGGTGTGGTCTACTGCGCTTCTAAAAAAGCGGTGGATGTGATCTCCGAAGGTATGAGAATAGAACTCACCGCCTTTGGTATCAAGGTAACGAATATACAACCTGGCGCCGTAGAAACGGATTTCTCCAAAGTGAGATTTAAAGGCGATGAAGAAAAAGCAAAAGCCGTCTATACAGGCTACGAAGCTCTAAAACCCGAAGATATTGCCGATGCGATTGCGTATTGTATTAACGCGCCCGACCGTGTTTCCATTGCGGAACTTTGTATCTACCCTAAAGCACAAGCCGAGCCAAGAACCATTTACCGAACCTAA
- a CDS encoding threonine/serine ThrE exporter family protein, producing the protein MKKVAQHMPIKQMAHLLVEVAALLISNGANSTRTKRNVLRIAAAYGYRVEVFFSFSGVVLTVHHPEDASTETLVKTITAHGINFSLISAISILSWDIAAHQPSYLTIQKRLSTIKKQPPYSNWLKMLSIGIATAALCKIFAGSYLEFIIAFIAGCIGFWVKLFLHQKHYNIFMLTLFSAFTSVSVVKAAILLGAGDCYAALTACVLWLIPGVPLINGFLDLLEGHIVSGWAKAALGTMLIFMIAVGYYMSIFIFKLAYGI; encoded by the coding sequence ATGAAAAAAGTTGCCCAGCATATGCCAATAAAACAGATGGCTCATCTACTGGTAGAGGTGGCGGCGTTGCTCATATCTAACGGGGCTAACTCTACCAGAACCAAAAGAAATGTCCTCCGCATTGCCGCAGCTTACGGCTACAGAGTGGAAGTTTTTTTCTCGTTCTCTGGCGTGGTGCTTACCGTCCACCATCCAGAAGATGCCTCCACCGAAACTTTAGTGAAAACCATTACGGCACACGGCATCAATTTTAGTTTAATTTCTGCCATTAGCATCCTCAGTTGGGATATTGCCGCCCACCAACCGTCATATCTGACCATACAAAAGCGACTTAGCACCATAAAAAAACAACCGCCCTACTCCAATTGGCTCAAGATGCTCAGCATTGGAATAGCCACTGCGGCGCTTTGCAAAATTTTCGCTGGTTCTTATTTGGAGTTCATCATTGCTTTTATAGCAGGCTGTATTGGTTTTTGGGTGAAGTTGTTCTTACATCAGAAACATTACAACATCTTTATGCTGACTTTATTTTCGGCATTTACCTCCGTATCGGTGGTTAAGGCTGCCATTTTACTCGGAGCTGGAGATTGCTATGCAGCGCTGACAGCGTGTGTGCTCTGGCTGATTCCTGGGGTGCCGCTCATCAATGGTTTTTTAGACCTTTTGGAAGGGCACATCGTTTCTGGGTGGGCAAAAGCGGCGTTGGGGACTATGCTCATTTTTATGATTGCCGTGGGGTATTATATGTCTATATTTATATTTAAATTGGCTTATGGAATTTGA
- the rnhA gene encoding ribonuclease HI — MKIDIYTDGACSGNPGKGGYGVLMRVADKHYEKTLAQGFRKTTNNRMELLAVIVALEKINSDGHEVHIYTDSKYVADAINKKWIYNWVKKAYKNVKNPDLWKRFMPLYQRHQPHFHWIKGHNGHPENERCDQLAVAAAASSNLEIDYGYEQPPEPQLF, encoded by the coding sequence ATGAAGATTGATATTTATACCGATGGCGCTTGTAGTGGCAACCCTGGCAAAGGTGGCTACGGTGTGCTGATGCGCGTTGCCGATAAGCATTACGAAAAAACCTTGGCCCAAGGCTTTAGAAAAACCACCAATAACCGTATGGAGCTTTTGGCAGTGATCGTGGCTTTGGAGAAGATCAATAGCGATGGACACGAGGTTCACATCTACACCGATAGTAAATATGTTGCCGATGCCATCAACAAAAAATGGATCTACAATTGGGTGAAAAAAGCGTATAAAAATGTAAAAAATCCTGACCTCTGGAAGCGCTTTATGCCACTGTACCAACGCCACCAACCACATTTCCACTGGATAAAAGGGCACAACGGACATCCAGAAAACGAGCGCTGCGACCAATTGGCGGTTGCCGCTGCAGCTTCCTCCAATTTAGAAATTGACTACGGCTATGAGCAACCTCCTGAACCTCAGCTGTTTTAA
- the xrtF gene encoding exosortase family protein XrtF, which yields MFEDFKPVLKILVRFILIYLALLGLYQLYLNSQEGLDGFSTLVAQQCTSVQNQMGYISKIVPQPEYKTTWYYMNGDYVSRMVEGCNAISVMILFAAFIFAFYQGAKTFVFVLVGLVALHIVNVLRIVGINIVAVEAPEYINYAHDYVFPAVIYGGVVLLWIIWIKFFVLKNEKVA from the coding sequence ATGTTTGAAGATTTTAAGCCTGTTTTAAAGATTTTAGTTCGGTTTATTCTGATTTATCTGGCGCTCTTGGGGCTTTACCAACTCTACCTGAATAGTCAAGAGGGTTTAGATGGTTTTTCTACGCTTGTGGCTCAGCAATGTACCTCGGTGCAAAATCAGATGGGTTATATTTCTAAAATAGTGCCGCAACCCGAGTACAAAACCACTTGGTATTATATGAATGGCGACTATGTCTCCCGTATGGTAGAGGGCTGCAATGCCATTTCTGTGATGATATTATTTGCGGCGTTCATCTTTGCTTTTTATCAAGGGGCGAAGACTTTTGTCTTCGTTTTGGTAGGGCTGGTAGCGCTTCATATCGTGAATGTGTTGCGTATTGTCGGCATCAATATTGTGGCGGTGGAAGCCCCTGAATATATCAACTATGCCCACGATTATGTGTTCCCTGCCGTGATCTATGGCGGTGTGGTTTTGCTCTGGATTATTTGGATTAAATTTTTTGTTTTGAAAAATGAAAAAGTGGCTTAG
- the dnaB gene encoding replicative DNA helicase, with the protein MVQRETSSLNNDNLVQQLSISQGKMPPNAVDLERLVIGSFLIDKKALDDTYDLLVPDVFYDPRHQEIYRAIIQLFSENKPIDMMTVIQELKRQEKLNLAGGDAYIIDLTTTVSSSAHIEYHARVILEKYILRRLISVSAGVIDNSYKESTDVFELLDRAEQEFFDITNGTIKKGFDTASALVSEAIEKIKSLKDKEGLSGIPSGFSLLDKETGGWQNSDLIIIAARPGMGKTAFILSMARNIAVAQQTPIAVFSLEMASIQLITRMISSETGISSEKLRKGQMTDDEWQRLFNNVAALENAPLFIDETPALSIFDFRAKARRLVMQHGVKIIMVDYLQLMTASSGKGGTREQEISTISRSLKAIAKELNIPIIALSQLSRTVETRPNKRPQLSDLRESGAIEQDADIVSFIFRPEYYKIEFWDNDEEEPKTSTTNQAEIILAKHRNGATGEVRLSFQKEIAKFGDLDTSLSFSDFNNTTNHTPSGFGMIKTSINPNDAFGVPANPQVMGSAMNDESLDSDEEMPF; encoded by the coding sequence ATGGTACAGAGAGAAACATCATCATTAAATAACGATAATTTAGTTCAGCAACTTTCTATTTCTCAGGGCAAAATGCCCCCTAACGCCGTAGATTTGGAGCGGTTGGTTATCGGTTCTTTTCTCATCGATAAGAAGGCGTTAGATGATACTTACGACCTCTTGGTTCCTGATGTGTTCTACGATCCCAGACATCAGGAAATTTATAGAGCCATCATCCAACTATTTTCGGAGAATAAACCGATAGATATGATGACGGTGATCCAAGAGCTCAAGCGCCAAGAGAAACTCAACTTGGCAGGTGGCGATGCTTATATCATTGACCTCACCACCACGGTCAGCTCTTCGGCACACATAGAATACCACGCGCGCGTGATTTTAGAAAAGTACATTTTAAGGCGCCTTATCAGCGTATCGGCAGGGGTTATTGACAATTCTTACAAAGAATCTACCGATGTTTTTGAACTTTTGGACCGCGCCGAACAAGAATTTTTTGATATTACCAACGGAACGATAAAAAAAGGCTTTGATACCGCCAGCGCTTTGGTGAGTGAGGCGATAGAGAAAATAAAATCTCTAAAGGATAAAGAAGGACTTTCGGGTATTCCTTCTGGATTTTCGCTTTTGGATAAAGAAACGGGAGGCTGGCAAAACTCAGACCTCATCATCATTGCGGCGCGTCCAGGTATGGGTAAAACCGCATTTATCCTCTCTATGGCGAGAAATATTGCCGTGGCACAACAAACGCCCATTGCCGTATTCTCGTTAGAGATGGCTTCTATACAACTCATTACCAGAATGATATCTTCCGAAACGGGGATTTCTTCCGAAAAATTGAGAAAAGGACAAATGACCGATGATGAGTGGCAACGCCTCTTTAATAATGTTGCCGCGTTGGAGAATGCACCGCTCTTCATCGATGAAACCCCCGCCCTCTCCATTTTTGATTTTAGAGCCAAAGCACGGCGTTTGGTGATGCAGCACGGCGTTAAAATCATTATGGTGGATTACCTCCAGCTGATGACCGCCAGCTCAGGGAAAGGTGGTACCAGAGAGCAAGAAATTTCCACCATCTCCCGTTCATTAAAAGCCATTGCGAAGGAATTAAACATTCCGATTATTGCCTTGTCTCAGCTTTCCAGAACGGTGGAAACACGCCCCAACAAACGCCCCCAGTTGTCGGATTTAAGGGAATCTGGCGCCATAGAGCAAGATGCGGATATTGTGTCCTTTATCTTCCGTCCTGAGTATTATAAAATTGAATTTTGGGATAATGATGAAGAAGAACCAAAAACATCAACCACCAACCAAGCCGAGATTATCCTCGCAAAACACCGTAATGGTGCTACTGGCGAAGTGCGGCTTTCGTTCCAAAAAGAAATTGCCAAATTTGGAGATTTGGATACCTCGTTGAGTTTCTCGGATTTTAACAATACGACTAACCATACCCCGAGTGGTTTTGGGATGATTAAAACTTCCATCAACCCTAATGATGCCTTTGGAGTGCCTGCCAATCCGCAGGTGATGGGCTCCGCAATGAATGATGAATCCCTCGATTCGGATGAGGAAATGCCGTTCTAA
- a CDS encoding thioredoxin family protein, with protein sequence MEKYWNQAVSFETYLKDTEEKITNPQTEEDRQQKPYYELGLQRMNRMLKVYKPAPEDLKTLEEKNFKGKILIISEGWCGDASQSVPVLAEFFKGRNELRIFYRDSDTTLIDQFLTNGGRSIPKVLILDENDQVVNTWGPRPAHGTALFHRYKANPEEYPKDQFYNDLQVYYAKNRGKDTIKEILDLL encoded by the coding sequence ATAGAAAAATATTGGAACCAAGCTGTTTCTTTTGAAACTTACCTGAAAGACACTGAAGAAAAAATCACAAACCCGCAAACGGAAGAAGACCGCCAGCAAAAGCCTTATTATGAGTTAGGGCTGCAGCGGATGAACCGAATGCTTAAAGTTTATAAACCAGCACCTGAGGATTTAAAAACATTAGAAGAGAAAAATTTCAAAGGTAAAATCCTCATCATTTCCGAGGGTTGGTGTGGAGATGCCAGCCAGTCTGTACCTGTTTTAGCCGAGTTTTTTAAAGGCAGAAATGAACTTCGGATTTTCTACAGAGATAGCGATACCACGCTGATAGATCAATTTTTAACCAACGGCGGCAGGTCTATTCCTAAGGTTTTAATTTTAGATGAAAACGACCAAGTGGTGAATACTTGGGGGCCTCGCCCTGCCCATGGCACAGCGCTGTTTCATCGCTATAAAGCCAATCCTGAAGAATATCCTAAAGACCAGTTTTATAACGATTTACAAGTATATTACGCCAAAAATAGAGGCAAAGATACCATTAAAGAAATTTTGGATTTGTTATAA
- a CDS encoding TlpA family protein disulfide reductase → MNFLKKNTLFLILTGLLLAVFLFPKFGDFVRSQLLMKPSIEKLKNDIKLSDEDYDITLKGINVPDANLKDFKNQVVFLNFWGSWCPPCRAEWGSIQKLYDQQKNNAAFILIAMQDEEESVKKFLAENHYTAPVYIAQSPISEKLLPKVFPTTFIIDKMGYIAQKDDGANDWNAEAVHQLITSLAP, encoded by the coding sequence ATGAATTTTCTTAAAAAAAATACCCTTTTTCTCATCTTAACAGGCTTATTGTTAGCAGTTTTCTTATTTCCAAAGTTTGGGGATTTCGTGCGCAGCCAGTTATTGATGAAACCGAGCATTGAGAAATTAAAAAACGACATTAAGCTCTCTGATGAGGATTACGACATCACGCTGAAAGGCATCAATGTTCCTGATGCGAATCTTAAAGATTTTAAAAACCAAGTGGTGTTTCTCAACTTTTGGGGCAGTTGGTGTCCGCCGTGTCGCGCGGAATGGGGCTCCATCCAAAAACTTTATGACCAACAAAAAAACAACGCTGCCTTTATCCTCATCGCGATGCAAGATGAGGAAGAAAGCGTAAAGAAATTTTTGGCAGAAAACCATTATACTGCGCCCGTTTACATCGCTCAGAGCCCCATTTCGGAGAAGTTGCTGCCCAAAGTCTTTCCCACCACTTTCATCATTGACAAAATGGGATACATCGCTCAGAAAGATGATGGTGCCAATGATTGGAATGCCGAAGCGGTGCATCAGCTCATCACCAGCTTGGCGCCATAA
- the aspS gene encoding aspartate--tRNA ligase: MFRTHTNGELSLENLNQTVTLSGWVQTIRDKGFVIWIDLRDRYGITQLVLDEERTPKELIEKAKKLGREFVIQVTGTVIERSSKNPKIPTGDIEVLVEQLHILNESQLPPFTIEDETDGGEELRMKYRYLDIRRTPVKNKLIFRSQMAQEVRNYLSNQGFIEVETPVLIKSTPEGARDFVVPSRMNEGQFYALPQSPQTFKQLLMVGGLDKYFQIVKCFRDEDLRADRQPEFTQIDCEMAFVEQEDIMNVFEGMTAHLLKKVTGKEFGAFPRMTFAEAMKKYGNDKPDIRFGMAFVELNEVVKGKDFKIFDEAELVVGINVEGCAYYTRKQIDALIDWVKRPQIGATGMVWVKYQEDGMLTSSVNKFYSEQDLQAIAARFEAKPGDLMLIMSGKTNTVRTQLSALRMELGNQLGLRKPDEYAPLWVVDFPLLEWDEESQRYHAMHHPFTSPKVEDLPLLDTNPGEIRANAYDLVLNGNEIGGGSIRIYDRQLQAKMFELLGFTEEEAEAQFGFLMNAFKYGAPPHGGLAFGFDRLVAILDGNEVIRDYIAFPKNNSGRDVMIDAPSTIAPEQLEELHLRLKS, translated from the coding sequence ATGTTTCGTACACATACTAACGGCGAATTATCGCTCGAGAATTTGAACCAAACGGTAACCCTCTCTGGCTGGGTGCAGACCATTAGAGATAAAGGCTTTGTAATTTGGATAGACCTTCGGGACCGCTACGGCATTACCCAATTGGTATTAGATGAAGAGAGAACGCCCAAAGAATTGATAGAAAAAGCCAAGAAATTAGGGCGAGAGTTTGTCATCCAAGTCACAGGAACGGTGATTGAGAGAAGCAGCAAAAATCCTAAAATTCCGACAGGCGATATAGAAGTGCTGGTAGAGCAATTGCATATCCTTAACGAATCTCAGCTTCCGCCGTTTACCATAGAAGATGAAACCGATGGCGGCGAGGAACTGAGGATGAAATACCGCTATTTAGATATCCGCAGAACGCCCGTTAAAAACAAACTGATATTCCGCAGCCAGATGGCGCAGGAAGTCCGCAACTACCTTTCCAATCAAGGTTTTATAGAAGTGGAAACGCCAGTGCTCATCAAATCAACGCCGGAGGGTGCCCGAGATTTTGTGGTGCCCAGCCGAATGAACGAGGGACAGTTTTACGCCTTGCCACAGTCGCCACAGACCTTTAAGCAACTCCTTATGGTGGGTGGTTTAGATAAATATTTTCAGATTGTAAAATGTTTCCGAGATGAAGACCTCCGCGCCGATAGACAGCCCGAGTTTACCCAAATAGACTGCGAAATGGCGTTTGTGGAGCAAGAAGATATAATGAATGTCTTTGAGGGAATGACGGCACACCTCCTCAAAAAAGTTACAGGAAAAGAATTTGGTGCTTTCCCAAGGATGACCTTTGCCGAGGCGATGAAAAAATATGGTAACGATAAACCAGATATCCGCTTTGGGATGGCGTTTGTGGAGCTTAACGAGGTCGTGAAAGGCAAAGATTTTAAGATTTTTGATGAAGCCGAATTGGTGGTGGGCATCAATGTGGAAGGCTGTGCGTACTATACCAGAAAGCAAATTGACGCACTGATAGATTGGGTAAAACGCCCGCAGATAGGTGCCACAGGAATGGTTTGGGTTAAATATCAGGAAGATGGCATGCTCACATCATCGGTTAATAAATTCTATAGCGAGCAAGATTTACAAGCGATAGCCGCACGCTTTGAGGCGAAACCAGGAGATTTAATGCTCATTATGTCAGGTAAAACCAATACGGTAAGAACGCAGCTTTCCGCTCTAAGGATGGAGCTGGGGAACCAGTTAGGATTGAGAAAACCTGATGAATATGCGCCACTTTGGGTGGTAGACTTTCCGTTGTTAGAATGGGATGAGGAGAGCCAACGCTACCACGCAATGCACCATCCTTTTACCTCGCCAAAGGTGGAAGATTTACCGCTTTTGGATACTAACCCAGGCGAAATCCGCGCTAATGCATACGATTTGGTGCTTAATGGCAACGAGATTGGCGGCGGTTCTATTCGGATTTATGACCGACAGCTGCAAGCCAAAATGTTTGAGTTGTTAGGCTTTACCGAAGAAGAGGCGGAAGCCCAATTCGGATTTTTGATGAATGCCTTTAAATATGGAGCGCCACCTCACGGCGGTTTGGCTTTCGGTTTTGATAGGCTGGTGGCTATTTTAGACGGCAACGAGGTGATTAGAGATTATATAGCCTTCCCGAAAAATAACAGCGGTAGAGATGTGATGATTGATGCGCCAAGCACCATTGCACCAGAACAATTAGAGGAACTTCACCTCAGATTAAAATCTTAG
- a CDS encoding YkvA family protein, which yields MASKFTLFKEVVKHRGFIGKLPTLVRMVKAIMKKQYKPKTKNILVPALVVAYIISPIDILPDWIPVIGALDDIALIALAMPMLMEELHAYSEWEERQRNIKTIDAEVVS from the coding sequence ATGGCATCTAAATTCACATTATTTAAAGAAGTAGTAAAACACAGAGGATTTATCGGCAAGCTGCCCACGCTGGTAAGAATGGTAAAAGCCATTATGAAAAAACAATACAAACCAAAAACCAAAAATATTTTGGTTCCTGCGCTGGTCGTGGCGTACATCATCTCGCCGATAGATATTCTACCCGACTGGATTCCCGTGATTGGGGCATTAGATGATATTGCGCTGATTGCCTTGGCTATGCCGATGCTGATGGAGGAACTCCACGCTTATTCGGAATGGGAGGAGCGCCAAAGAAACATTAAAACCATAGATGCCGAGGTGGTCTCATAA